AAAAGTCGATCGTCGCCGATGGGCGGGCGGCGCTGGTCGCGACCTTCAACCTCTGCGAGAAGTACTTCACGCAGACCCGCGACTACGGAGTGGTCACGGTTGTGCCCAGCCATGTGGAGCAGATCATCGAGGTCTTCGAGGCGGACTGGGAACATCGGGATTGGGCGCCGCGCGTCTTCGAAGGTCTGCTGTGGAGCAATGCGAATTCGAGATACCACATGGCCGAGTTCATCGATGCGGCCCGCTCGCGGCTCGACATACAACACCCGAAGTATGTCGACGCGGTCATCCTGGACCGTGTCGCCGCCGCGGTCGACCGGGGCGTCAAGGTGCGGGTGCTGTGCGGCGGCAAGCACGGCATCAGCGAATGGGACATCCTCGATACCTTCGCATCGCTTCGGACTTTGCGTCGCATCGGCGTGAAGGTGCACAAGCAGAAGAATCTGCGAGTCCACGCCAAGCTGCTCATCGCCGACGACACCCGGGCGTTGGTGGGATCGATGAACATCGACCGCAGCGCCTTCGATTTGCGTCGCGAACTCGGGATCACGATCACCGACCCGCTCGTGATCGCCCGGCTGAAGGACGTCTTCGATACCGACTGGGAGCTGTCCCACCACTACGAGCCACCCGATCCGCTCGACTCGTCTCGGCATCATGAGGACGACTTCCCGCACGACCCGGAATTGATGCATGAGTAGCGAGACCGCCGATCCGCCTGTTCCGCGGGTGTCTCTCTTGCGGTTGGCATGGACGTTCAACCACATCGCACTGGCCTCATTCGGTGGCGGTCTGTCGGCGTGGTCGCGAGAGATACTCGTCGTCGAACGAAAGTGGCTGGGCGAAGAGGAGTTCCTGTCCGCGATGACGATGTGCCGAATCCTGCCGGGTGCCAATCAGATCAATATGGCTGTCTTCGTCGGCACCAAGATGCGCGGTGTCCTGGGCGCCGTCGCCGCGGTGGTGGGTCTGTGTCTGGTCCCGTTGGTTCTGGTACTGACGGTGTCCTACTTCTACTTTC
The nucleotide sequence above comes from Mycobacteroides saopaulense. Encoded proteins:
- a CDS encoding phospholipase D-like domain-containing protein, which gives rise to MLPFTPRLIVEPDDGLAPVLQFIESAETSLLIKQFTFTEERLIEAVIARRKAGADVRVMLNPQRSGGDRANDDTFEKLTDAGVNVAWSSPKFYVTHEKSIVADGRAALVATFNLCEKYFTQTRDYGVVTVVPSHVEQIIEVFEADWEHRDWAPRVFEGLLWSNANSRYHMAEFIDAARSRLDIQHPKYVDAVILDRVAAAVDRGVKVRVLCGGKHGISEWDILDTFASLRTLRRIGVKVHKQKNLRVHAKLLIADDTRALVGSMNIDRSAFDLRRELGITITDPLVIARLKDVFDTDWELSHHYEPPDPLDSSRHHEDDFPHDPELMHE
- a CDS encoding chromate transporter, whose translation is MSSETADPPVPRVSLLRLAWTFNHIALASFGGGLSAWSREILVVERKWLGEEEFLSAMTMCRILPGANQINMAVFVGTKMRGVLGAVAAVVGLCLVPLVLVLTVSYFYFRFKEVPAVKGVLHGASAAAVALTLAMVIKTGQKCLTGLIPILLFTASFALNGLVRWPLLGTLALLAPLAIFWAWPRKVPA